Below is a window of Clavibacter michiganensis subsp. tessellarius DNA.
CCCGGCGACGCCCTGGACCGTGGTGACCGTGGTGCGCTGGTCGATGGCGTAGCCGCGCTCGACGATCGCGAGCGGCATGTCGGGACGCATCCCGTGCCGCTGGAGCCCGGCGACGAGGTGCGGGAGCGTGTTGACGCCCATGAGCACCACGAGGGTGCCGCCGATCCCGACGAGGTGACCCAGCTCCTCCTCGCCGAAGGGCACGTGGCCCGACACGACGGTGAACGCGCGGCTGACCTCGCGGTGGGTCACCGGGATGCCCGCCGCGGCGGGCACGGCCACCGCGCTCGTCACCCCCGGCACCACCGTCACCGGAACGCCCGCGGCCCGGCACGCGATGACCTCCTCGCCGCCGCGCCCGAAGACGAACGGGTCGCCGCCCTTCATCCGCACCACTCGGAGGCCCTGGCGCGCGTGCTCGACGAGCAGCTCCTCGATCCGACGCTGCGGCACCGCGTGGTGGCCCGGCGTCTTGCCGACGTCGACGAGCAGGGCGCCGGGCGCGAACGCGGCCACGTCGTCGGTGGGGCCGAGGCGGTCGTGGAGCACGACGTCGGCCTCGGCCAGCGCGGCGCGGGCCGCGACCGTCATGAGGCCGGGATCGCCGGGGCCGCCGCCCACGAGCGTCACGTGCCCGCGCGGC
It encodes the following:
- the cobA gene encoding uroporphyrinogen-III C-methyltransferase, encoding MTIPLDVRGRRVLVVGGADATRRITAGLAADGADVQLVPDHAAGPRLESPDLPDLLVWVEGDPVRRAAVAEACRVARVWFQDQTGRAPTPRGHVTLVGGGPGDPGLMTVAARAALAEADVVLHDRLGPTDDVAAFAPGALLVDVGKTPGHHAVPQRRIEELLVEHARQGLRVVRMKGGDPFVFGRGGEEVIACRAAGVPVTVVPGVTSAVAVPAAAGIPVTHREVSRAFTVVSGHVPFGEEELGHLVGIGGTLVVLMGVNTLPHLVAGLQRHGMRPDMPLAIVERGYAIDQRTTVTTVQGVAGLLGTVAPRSPAVIVVGEVVRVPGWAEEAASAGHAPWEDDRRARATP